The nucleotide sequence CCCGGAAGTGAAGCGCCGCATCTTCATGCGGTGGGTGATGTGGGGTTCGGCTTTCCTCTTCTTCGCCCAGAGCGCGGCCGCCAGCCTGGCCATGTTCTGGCCGCGCAAGGTCGTCGGCTTCGGCACCAAGATGGACGTCGGGCCGGTCAGCGCCTTTCCGGTCAACTCGGTGACCAAGTTCGCGCAGGGCAAGTTCTGGCTTTCCCGAACGCCGCAGGGGGCCATCGCTCTCTACTGGCGCTGCACCCACCTCGGCTGCACCGTGCCCTGGCGGGAGGACGAACAGCTCTTCCACTGCCCCTGCCACGGCTCCATCTACGAGCGTAACGGGCAGAACATCGCAGGGCCGGCGCCTCGCCCGCTCGACTACATGACCGTCGAGGTCGTCAACGGGCACCTCGTGGTCAATACCGGTGAGATCCACGAACGGGCCGTGGCGCTGCCGCAGCACATGACCCCGGTTTGAGCCGCTGGGTCCGGCGCATGGGGGAGGGAACGGGCGTGGAGGTCCCGGAGTCGGTCGAGCTCTTGCTGGTCTTCTTGCTGGTCGTCGTGGCCGAGACGGCGCTCTACTTCATCGACCGCTGGATCCATGACGAGTAGGGCCACACGGAAGGGAGCCTCCCGGCGTTGAAGGGCCGAACGTACATCGTCGTCACGGTGCTCAGCTGGGCTCTCGTGGTCCTCTGGGGAGCCTACTGGGCGCGGGAGAATTCCCGCATGGCCGCTACGGCGGCTACCTTCAAGGCGCAGCTGATCGATCAGGGCGCGACCATCTACGCGCAAAATTGCGTCATCTGCCACGGCCCGCTGGGCGAGGGCGTCGTCGGTCCCAGCCTCAACCGGGACGCGTTGCGGGGCGACCCCGAGAACGATGCGGACACCTACCGGTTCGTCTACGATACGGTGAGCCGCGGGCGGCCCGGCTCGGTGGTGACCCGGTGGCAGATGCTGCCCAACGGAGAGCTGGCGTCGTTCAGCCAGATGCCGTCATGGAGCAGCGAGAACGGCGGCCCTCTCAACGAGCAGGAGCTGCGGGCCGTCACGTATTTCATCATGGCCGGCAACTGGAACGACGTCAACTTGCGCATCCCGCAGGCCAAGCTCGAAGGCCCGCTGCCCAAAGCCGAGGGCGTGCCCCCTGAGGTTCAGCAGCAGGCGGAGCAGGTGATCCGGCAGAAGCTGTGCCTCACCTGTCACACCATCGGCCAGGTCGGAGGGCACATCGGGCCCGACCTCACCCACGTCGGCTCGTGGGGCGTCGACCAGGCGTTCTTGAAGGAGTGGATCAAGAACCCGCCGGCCAAGCAGCACCGGGCGCCGGTCTGGTTCTCCAACAGCGCCGGGATCGACCCGAAGACCGGTCAGCCCTCGGGCACCCGGATCGAGTACGGGCCGACGACCATGCCCGTGCTCGGGTTGACCGACCAGGAGCTGGAGGTCGTCACCCGCTATCTCATGGGGCTGAAGTGAGCGAGCATGAAGGGGTGGGTCGTGGCGGGCGCAGGCGCTGCGGCCCTGGCGGGCGGAGCCGCTTTCCGGGCGGCCGCCTCCACGGGCGAGCCGGGCTACCGCATGGCGGGGACCATCCTGCTGGTGGCGACCGGGTGGTTGCTGACGCTGGCCCTGGAGGGGCAGCAGGTGGCGGCCGGGCTGCGTGCCCTCGAAGAGCGGCTTTCGGCGGCCAGCCAGAAGTACGGCCTGGCGCTCGAGCGCCTGCCGGACAGATGGGCGGCCCGGCAGCGCTGGGCGGCCGGGTACGTCGTGGAGGGGCCCGGCAAGCTGATGGTCGTGGCGGCCTGCCCGGTCTCGCACGCGGCGTGGAGGGGGCTTGCGGCTCGGGCCGTCGACGCCTGTGCCAGGAGCGCCCGGGACACGGCGCGATCGCTGCAGCGCCGGCGCCAGGCCGAGCAGTCCCGCAGCCCGGTCGCCTACGCCCTGGTCGTCTTGCTGCGCCGGCGGGCCAGCGCGGCGGACGCCGACAGGCTCCGCAAGCTCGGATGCGGCCTCGCCAATCCCGAGCACCTGCCGGCCGTGCTCGAGCCGCTCGCGCGGCCCGAGATCGAAGGAGCGTGAGGGCGAGTGGCCCATTACATCACCGATAAGTGCATCGGGTGCACGGCGTGCGTCAACGTCTGCCCCGTCGACTGCATCACGGGGCAACGGGACCATCTCCACGTCATCGACGCCGGCCAGTGCATCGACTGCCACGCCTGTGCCTACATCTGCCCGGTGGAGGCGATCGTGGACCGGTGGGGCCGCACCATCCCCCGCATCAAGAAGCGGGCCGATTGGCCCAAGCCGGTCATCGACCCGGTGCTCTGCTCGGGATGCAACTTCTGTGTGGACGTGTGTCCGGAGAGCTGCCTGAGCCTGGAGGGCGGGGGCCCCTTCGAAGGAGTGGCCGTGCTCGCCGATCCGAAGGCCTGCGTCGGCTGCGGGCTGTGTGAGGACGTCTGCGCCAAGGGGGCCATCGTAGTTCCGCCGCCCAAGGTCCTCGAGGAGGCAGGGATTCCGGCCTGAGGGACGACACCCGCACCCTTCGATGGATGGGGACGCTGGCGGCGCTGCTCACCGTGGCAGCCGCCGGCGCCAACGTGGTCTGGTTCGCCCGGCACGGCGTGGGCCCTCTCGCGCTCCTCGTGGCCGCGGGGCCGCTGTGGTTGGGCGTGGCCGCCTTCATCGGGGCCGTGACCGGCGGCGGATGGCTCCTCGGCCGGCTGGCCGGCGGGCACCGGCGCCGGGAGGCCCAGCCGGATCCCGCGCATCCGCGCCAGAACGAGAGCCAGTGAGTTTTTTCCCGTAGGATCAGGGGCAACCGTCCCTTACTGGGCGCTCCCGGCAGCCGTAAGCTCTTGGTAGGAACTATTCTCTTCGGCTCAGGGGGCGCATGGTCGATGGCAGCCGTCAGGACCCGGTCCACGTACCAGCTTCACGTGGAGCTGGGCGGGTTGACGTTGATGGAGCTCGTCGACGAGGTGGCCGAGCAGGCGCTGCTCGCCCTACCGGAGAGCGAACGCAGGCGCTACCTCCCCGAGGTGCGCGCCCGGGTCGAGCAGGTGCTGCGCCGCCACATCGTGGCGTACGATACCTGCGGCCTCGGGTCGCTGTGCCAGGACGGCGAGCCCTTCGACCCCTGGCCGGCCGGCGAGCATCAGGGATAGACGCCCCGAAGGCGCGTCGCTTCGGCGACGCGCTGGATCGCCAGCACCATCGCGCCGGTGCGGAGATCGGTCCCGTACCGGCGCGCGGTCTCCCAGACGTCGGCGAAACTCTGGCGCATCCGCCGGCTCAGCTCCTGCTCCACCTGCTCCTCCGGCCAGAAAAACTCCTGGAGGCCCTGGATCCACTCGAAGTAGGAGACCGTCACGCCCCCGGCGTTGGCCAGGATGTCCGGTACCACGGTGATGCCCCGCCGGGCCAGGATGGCGTCCGCCTCCGGCGTGATGGGCCCGTTGGCCCCCTCGGCGATGAGCCGGGCCTGGACGTCGCCGGCGTTCTCCGCCGTGATGGCCTCCTCGAGCGCGGCGGGGACCAGGACGTCGCAGGGTTCCACGAGCACGCGATCCGGGCCGCCCGCCGCCTCGGCGCCCGGGAATCCCATCACGTGCCCGTGCTGGCGCTTGTATGCCACCAGCTCCCGCACCGGCAGCCCCGCGGGGTTGCGGATGGTGCCCGAGGAGTCGCTGACGGCTACGATCCGCGCCCCCATCGCCTCCAGCGAGAGGGCCGAGTAGCGGCCGACGTTGCCGAACCCCTGAATCGCCACCCGAGCTCCTTCGAGCCGCAGGCCGATGCGCCGGGCCGCCTCTTCGACGGCGATGGCGCAGCCTCGGCCGGTGGCCTGCTCCCGGCCCAGCGACCCCCCGACCGCGATGGGCTTGCCCGTGACCACGGCCGGCACCGGGCGCCCCTGTTGCATGCTGTAGGTGTCCATGATCCACGCCATGACCTGTGGGTTGGTGTAGACGTCGGGAGCCGGGATGTCCCGGTCGGGCCCGATGATGACGCTGATCTCAGCCGTGTAGCGCCGGGTCAGCTGTTCGAGCTCCCGGGGGGAAAGGGTCCGGGGGTCGCAGATGACCCCCCCTTTGCCGCCCCCGAACGGCAGGTTCATCACGGCGCACTTCCACGTCATCCACATGGCGAGGGCAGTGACCTCTTCCAGGGTCACGCCGGGGTGGTAACGGATGCCCCCCTTGGCAGGCCCCCGGGCCAGGTTGTGCTGCACCCGGTACCCGGTGAACACTTCGATCCGCCCGTCGTCCATCCGCACCGGGACGGAAACCGTGAGGCTCCGCTTCGGTGTCTTGAGGATCTTCACGAGCCCTTCGTCGATACCGGCCAGGGCAGCGGCCTTCTCGAGCTGCTCCAGGGCCATCTCCAGAGGCGAGCCCTTGTGCGCCTGGTGCGCGAGGGTAGCCATGCCGGATCCCGCATCCGCCATCTTGTCCAACGCTCCCGCCCGGTGAGAATATGTTGACCGCAACAGTACGACTCGACGGGCCGACCTCCTGCACGCGCTCCCGGGTCGACGCGTGTATACCTGAGGCGGATACTATGATGTCCCCGGAGAAAAGGAGCGAGACGCCGACGCACGACCGGCCGGGAGGAGCGGGTTTTTATGCAGCGCTCGACGACGTCGCCCGCTCCCTGGGGCTTGCCGCCCTGGGAGTGGTCGAGGCGGAGCCCCAGGCGGACCTGGCAGGGACGTTGCGGGAGCGCCAGCAGGACGGCACGTATCCCCTCTTTTGCCCCGGGGACGTGCAGCTTCGCACCGAGCCCGAGCGGTGGCTGCCCGGCTGCCGCAGCCTCTGGGTCGCCGCCCTGCCCTACCGGCCGCCCGCCGCTGTGAGGTTGCCCCGGCCGAGGCCGCAAGGGGCGCGGCCTGGCGGGCCCGCCGGGCGGATCGCGGCCTACGCGCTTGCCGAGGATTACCACCACGCCATGCGCCGCCGGCTGCGCACCCTCGTGCGCTGGGCCTCCAGGCGAACGGGCCTGCCTCGGCGCCGTCACTTCCGTATCCTCGTCGACACCGGCCCGCCGGTAGAACGGCACCTGTGGCGGCTGTCGGGCGCCGGCTGGATCGGCAAGAACACGTGCGCCTACGTGCCGGGCGGCGGCTCGTGGGTGGTGCTCGGGGTCGTCGCCACGACCCTGCCGCCGCCCCCCGAAGCAGGCGCAGCGGCCACGCCGGGCCTTCCCGAGCGACGGGCGGCCCCGCAACTGTCCGACCCCTGCGCCGGCTGCAATCGCTGCGTGCAAGCCTGTCCCACGGGGGCCCTGCGGCCCTACGTGATGGACCCCCGGCGGTGCATCGCTCAGTTCTCCCAGCGCCCGGGCCCCTTGCGGGTCGAGCAGGAGGGCAGGCAGCTCCACGGGTGGCTGTTCGGGTGCGACGTCTGCCAGATGGTTTGCCCTCACAACGCCCCGGACCGGGCGCCACTCGCCTTCGCCTCTTCCCTCGCCCTCGAGCCGGCGCCGGGCGCCTCCGGCACGCTGCCGCTGGCCGAAGTGCTGGCCATGACGCCCGCCGCCTTCCGTGCCCGGTACGGAGCCACGGCCGTGGCCTGGCGCAGCCTCTCGTTGCTGCAGCGCAACGCAGCCTTCGTGGCCGGCCAGGCGCTCAGGCGAGCGGGCCGGAAGGAGGAGGGCCGGATCTTGCAGGAGCTCCTCGCGCGTCTGGCGGAGGCACACCCCTCGCCCGCGGTGCGCCATGCCTGCGCCGCAGCCCTCGGGCGCCCATCCGATCAAGCGTCCGGCGCGCCGCAGCCGTCCGGGTCGTCCTCCTCGTCGGCCTGACCGCCGCCGGCACCCCTTCCGAACTCCGCCATCCTGCGGGACATCGCCTCGAGCTGCCGCCAGACGCGCCCGTTGAAGCTCTCTTCGGGATACAGCCCGTCGGGCCCCGGCTGCCCGGCCTCCATGCCCGTCAGGATCTCCAGGCCCTCGTCGATGGTGCTGACGGCATAGATGTGGAAGCTCCCCTTGCGAACGGCCTCCAGCACCTCGTCCTTGAGGATCAGGTGGACGACGTTTTGCTTCGGGATGATGACGCCCTGGCGCCCGGTGAGGCCCTTGATGCGGCAGAGGTCGAAAAACCCCTCGATCTTGCGGTTGATGGCGCCCACCGGCTGGATCTCGCCTTTCTGGTTGACCGACCCGGTCACCGCGATGCCCTGGCGCAGGGGCACCCCAGCCAGGCTCGAGAGCAGCGCGTAGAGTTCGGCGCTCGACGCCGAGTCGCCGTCGATCTCCTCGTACAGCTGCTCGAACGCCAGGCTCGCCGACAAGGCGAGCGGCATCCCGATGGGGTACTTGTCGGCCAGGTATCCCGCCAGGATGAGCACGCCCTTGTCGTGGATGCGGCCGGACAGCTCCACCTCGCGCTCGATGTTGATCACGCCCCGGTCGCCGATGGCGACTGACGCCGTGATCCGGGTCGGCTTGGCGAAGGAGTGGTCCCCCAGCTCGATGACCGACAGCCCGTTGACCTGGCCGACCTTCTCCCCGTCCACGTCGACCAGGATCTGGCCCTCCGCCAGGAGTTGCTGCAGCTTCTCCTCCACCCGGTTGGACCGGTACTCCTTCTCTCGAATCGCCCGGTCCACGTGCGCGGCCCGCACGACCGGGGCTCCGTCCGCGTCGGCCCAGGCTGACGCCTCGTAAACCACCTCCACGATCTCGTTGAAGCGGGTGGACAGCCGCTGCTTGTGCTCAGCCATCCGCGCCGAGTACTCGATGATCCGGGCGATGGCGTCGCGGTGGAACGGCCGCAGGTTGTCTCGCCGGCACACGGCGGCCACGAACTGCGCGTACTTGAGCGCGTGCTCGTCGTCCAGGGGCATCTCCACGTCGAAGTCCGCCAGCACCTTGAAATACTTGCGGAACTCCTCGTCCATGTACAACAGCAGGTGGTAGAGGTAGGGGCTCCCGACCAGGATCACCTTCACCCGCACCGGGATGGGCTGCGGCTTGAGGGTCGAGACCGGGAGCATCCCCATCTGCTCCGCCACGCTCTCCACCCGCACCTCGCCGCTCTTGAGGGCCCGCTTGAGGCCGTCCCAGGACCACGGGCTCTTGAGGACGTCCTGGGCCTGCAGGATGAGGTAGCCGCCGTTGGCCTGGTGAAGCGCCCCCGCCTTGATCATGGTGAAATCGGTGACCATGGCTCCAAACTCGTGCCGGTACTCCAGCTTGCCGAACAGATTGGCAAACGTCGGGTTGGCCTCGATGACCACGGGCGCCCCCTGGGTGGCATGGTTGTCCACCAGCAAATTGACCTTGTAGCGAACGAAGCTGCGTCGCGACCTTCGCCGCATCCATGGGACGGGGGCCTCGGCCTCCTCGTCGTCCTTGAACTCGTCGATGTTTTCGATGATGTCTTTCTCCACGGCCGTCAGGTACTCGATGACCCCCGGTACCGAGGCATACTTCTCCCTCAGCTCGGCCATGGGCTGGCTCACCGCGGCCAGGGCAACCTGCCGCTCGAGCTCCCGCACCCGCTCCTTGGCCTGCTTCTCCAGGGCCCGGATGCGCCGGGTCACGTCGGCCATGTGCGAGTGAATCTCCTTGTTGGCCGCCTCCAGGGCCTTGCGCCGCTCCTCGGGCAGGGCCTCGAACTCCTCCTGGGTAATCGGCCGGCCGTCCACCAGGGGAACCGTCGCAAAGCCCGTGCTCGTGCGTCGCAGCGCGAAGCCGTGTTCGGAGGCGACCTTCTCGGCCTCGTCGATGAGGGCCTGGCTCTGCTCCTGGAACTCCCGGATGACCGCGTCCCGTTGCTTCTCGTAGTCGTCAGAGTCGAAGCGGCGAGGCACCTCCACTTTCAACTCCTCGACCAGCTCGTCCATGTCCTGGGCCAGCTTCGACCCCATCCCCGGCGGCAGGTTGAGCGCCAGAGGCTCGTCCGGGTTTTCGAAGTTGTACAGGTAGATCCAGTCGTCCGGCACGGGCTCGCGCCGGGCCACCTCGTGGATCAGCCGCCGGGCGTAAGTGTTCTTGCCCGTGCCGGTCGGGCCCGCCATGAAGATGTTGTATCCGGGGTGTTTGACCCGCAGCCCGAACTCCATGGCCCGAACGGCCCGCTCCTGCCCGATGATGCCCTGGAGGGGCTCGATCTCCTCCGTGGTCTCGGCGGGTATGCGGCTGGGAGAAAAGTGGAGCCGTAGATCCTCCGGCCGGAGCTCGTATGGTGCGGGGATGGACTTCAACTTCGGAGCACTCTCCCTTCTTCCGTCGAGGGCCGGGCGGGAGCCAGTGGTGAGTTCACTGCAACGTCTCGTCTTCCTCCAGCCGCCCTGCGGGCACTCCCATGGGCACCCTGCCCGCCAGCACCGAGGCGACCGATCGGTAGGCGGCCCCACCCGGGTGGTCCGGAGCGATCTCCCACACCGCCCGGTGCTGGGCGGCCGCCTCGGCAAAGCGGATGCTCTTCTTGACGGGCCACTCGAAGATCCGGTAGCGAGCGCCGAAGGCCGACCGGACGGCCTCCAACGCCTCCCGGGCATGCCGGGTCCGCCCGTCGTACATCGTCGGCAGGATGCCGGCCACCGTCAGCCGGGTGTTGGCCTGCACGCGCACCCGCCCGAGCGCCCGGAGCACCAAGGAGAGCACCCGCACCGCCAGGTACTCGCAGGCGACCGGGATCAGCACCTCGTCGGCCGCCACCAGCGCGTTTTGGGTGAGGATGCCGAGCGACGGCTGGGTATCCACCAGCACGTAGTCGTACCGGTCCCGCAGCTCGGCCAGTAAGCGCAAGAGCCTTCGTTCCGGCGCCATCTGGTTGACGAGCTCGAGCTCCGCCAGCGACAGCTCGATCCCCGCCGGCAAGAGGTCGGCCCCCTGGCAGCCTTCCACCAGGATCGGCCCGGCAGGCGTGCGCGACAGGAGCCCGTGATAGACGTTGGGGCTCCTGTCCGGCGCCACGCCGCACCAGGCCGAAAGCGCCGCCTGGGGGTCCAGGTCGACCCACAGCACCCGCATGCCCAGCTCGGCCAGGGCAGCGCCCAGGTGGAAGACCGAGGTGGTCTTGGCCACCCCGCCCTTCTGGTTGACCACCACGATCACGTGCCCGGCCGGCGCCACGAAGCTCCCCTCGTCCCCTCTCCCGCCGATGGAGCCTTGTTTCGAGGCTGCGGGAGCAGCCCCTCCCGGCCACCGAACGGGTGCTCTTCGTCCTCTGTGCGCACCCCTTCCATGTCCAACGTCCCGACGTTCCGTGGCATTCGTCCGGTTGACACGTTGGAAACCCGGCCGCTACACTGAGGCCGACAACAGGTACCAGAAGGTGACGATCGCGGATGCCCACGACACAACCCACCGATATCGCGGCCGTGCTCGCAGACCCGACCCGTTTCGCGATTTACGAGAAGCTGGCGAGTAACCGGCCGAAGAGCTTCACGGTGCAGGAGATCGCCGAGGAGTTTTCGCTGCATCCCAACGTGGCCCGCACGCACCTCAGCCGGCTCGAGGAGATCGGCCTGGTCTCCTTGGCGCTCGAGAAGAGCGGCCGGGGAGGGCGGCCGGGCAAGCGGTACTCGGCGTCCGACGAGCCGGTGACGCTGCAGTTCCCGCGCCGCGACTGGATGCTCCTGGCCCGCCTCCTGGTGGAGACCCTCGAGCGTCTCGGGCCGGAGGCTCTCCATGCCGCCGAGTCCGTGGCCTACCAGGAGGGCTTACGCGAGGGGCAGGAGTGGCGGGTGCGCCAGCTCACCTCGGGCCAGCAGGCGCGCTCCGTTGCGGCGGCCGCGGCTCACGTCGCGGGGGAGGCCAACGGGCATTCGCCCGCCGGCGAGTGGCTCAAAGGCATCCCGGTAGAGAGCCTGGCCGGCAAGCTGGAGG is from Limnochorda sp. L945t and encodes:
- a CDS encoding QcrA and Rieske domain-containing protein, with amino-acid sequence MATEEQPARKAKASADGREAGAPGAARRSLPPVERVESPEVKRRIFMRWVMWGSAFLFFAQSAAASLAMFWPRKVVGFGTKMDVGPVSAFPVNSVTKFAQGKFWLSRTPQGAIALYWRCTHLGCTVPWREDEQLFHCPCHGSIYERNGQNIAGPAPRPLDYMTVEVVNGHLVVNTGEIHERAVALPQHMTPV
- a CDS encoding c-type cytochrome translates to MKGRTYIVVTVLSWALVVLWGAYWARENSRMAATAATFKAQLIDQGATIYAQNCVICHGPLGEGVVGPSLNRDALRGDPENDADTYRFVYDTVSRGRPGSVVTRWQMLPNGELASFSQMPSWSSENGGPLNEQELRAVTYFIMAGNWNDVNLRIPQAKLEGPLPKAEGVPPEVQQQAEQVIRQKLCLTCHTIGQVGGHIGPDLTHVGSWGVDQAFLKEWIKNPPAKQHRAPVWFSNSAGIDPKTGQPSGTRIEYGPTTMPVLGLTDQELEVVTRYLMGLK
- a CDS encoding 4Fe-4S binding protein, coding for MAHYITDKCIGCTACVNVCPVDCITGQRDHLHVIDAGQCIDCHACAYICPVEAIVDRWGRTIPRIKKRADWPKPVIDPVLCSGCNFCVDVCPESCLSLEGGGPFEGVAVLADPKACVGCGLCEDVCAKGAIVVPPPKVLEEAGIPA
- a CDS encoding Glu/Leu/Phe/Val family dehydrogenase; translated protein: MATLAHQAHKGSPLEMALEQLEKAAALAGIDEGLVKILKTPKRSLTVSVPVRMDDGRIEVFTGYRVQHNLARGPAKGGIRYHPGVTLEEVTALAMWMTWKCAVMNLPFGGGKGGVICDPRTLSPRELEQLTRRYTAEISVIIGPDRDIPAPDVYTNPQVMAWIMDTYSMQQGRPVPAVVTGKPIAVGGSLGREQATGRGCAIAVEEAARRIGLRLEGARVAIQGFGNVGRYSALSLEAMGARIVAVSDSSGTIRNPAGLPVRELVAYKRQHGHVMGFPGAEAAGGPDRVLVEPCDVLVPAALEEAITAENAGDVQARLIAEGANGPITPEADAILARRGITVVPDILANAGGVTVSYFEWIQGLQEFFWPEEQVEQELSRRMRQSFADVWETARRYGTDLRTGAMVLAIQRVAEATRLRGVYP
- a CDS encoding epoxyqueuosine reductase; translation: MMSPEKRSETPTHDRPGGAGFYAALDDVARSLGLAALGVVEAEPQADLAGTLRERQQDGTYPLFCPGDVQLRTEPERWLPGCRSLWVAALPYRPPAAVRLPRPRPQGARPGGPAGRIAAYALAEDYHHAMRRRLRTLVRWASRRTGLPRRRHFRILVDTGPPVERHLWRLSGAGWIGKNTCAYVPGGGSWVVLGVVATTLPPPPEAGAAATPGLPERRAAPQLSDPCAGCNRCVQACPTGALRPYVMDPRRCIAQFSQRPGPLRVEQEGRQLHGWLFGCDVCQMVCPHNAPDRAPLAFASSLALEPAPGASGTLPLAEVLAMTPAAFRARYGATAVAWRSLSLLQRNAAFVAGQALRRAGRKEEGRILQELLARLAEAHPSPAVRHACAAALGRPSDQASGAPQPSGSSSSSA
- a CDS encoding Lon protease family protein yields the protein MKSIPAPYELRPEDLRLHFSPSRIPAETTEEIEPLQGIIGQERAVRAMEFGLRVKHPGYNIFMAGPTGTGKNTYARRLIHEVARREPVPDDWIYLYNFENPDEPLALNLPPGMGSKLAQDMDELVEELKVEVPRRFDSDDYEKQRDAVIREFQEQSQALIDEAEKVASEHGFALRRTSTGFATVPLVDGRPITQEEFEALPEERRKALEAANKEIHSHMADVTRRIRALEKQAKERVRELERQVALAAVSQPMAELREKYASVPGVIEYLTAVEKDIIENIDEFKDDEEAEAPVPWMRRRSRRSFVRYKVNLLVDNHATQGAPVVIEANPTFANLFGKLEYRHEFGAMVTDFTMIKAGALHQANGGYLILQAQDVLKSPWSWDGLKRALKSGEVRVESVAEQMGMLPVSTLKPQPIPVRVKVILVGSPYLYHLLLYMDEEFRKYFKVLADFDVEMPLDDEHALKYAQFVAAVCRRDNLRPFHRDAIARIIEYSARMAEHKQRLSTRFNEIVEVVYEASAWADADGAPVVRAAHVDRAIREKEYRSNRVEEKLQQLLAEGQILVDVDGEKVGQVNGLSVIELGDHSFAKPTRITASVAIGDRGVINIEREVELSGRIHDKGVLILAGYLADKYPIGMPLALSASLAFEQLYEEIDGDSASSAELYALLSSLAGVPLRQGIAVTGSVNQKGEIQPVGAINRKIEGFFDLCRIKGLTGRQGVIIPKQNVVHLILKDEVLEAVRKGSFHIYAVSTIDEGLEILTGMEAGQPGPDGLYPEESFNGRVWRQLEAMSRRMAEFGRGAGGGQADEEDDPDGCGAPDA
- a CDS encoding ParA family protein, which encodes MAPAGHVIVVVNQKGGVAKTTSVFHLGAALAELGMRVLWVDLDPQAALSAWCGVAPDRSPNVYHGLLSRTPAGPILVEGCQGADLLPAGIELSLAELELVNQMAPERRLLRLLAELRDRYDYVLVDTQPSLGILTQNALVAADEVLIPVACEYLAVRVLSLVLRALGRVRVQANTRLTVAGILPTMYDGRTRHAREALEAVRSAFGARYRIFEWPVKKSIRFAEAAAQHRAVWEIAPDHPGGAAYRSVASVLAGRVPMGVPAGRLEEDETLQ
- a CDS encoding helix-turn-helix transcriptional regulator, translated to MPTTQPTDIAAVLADPTRFAIYEKLASNRPKSFTVQEIAEEFSLHPNVARTHLSRLEEIGLVSLALEKSGRGGRPGKRYSASDEPVTLQFPRRDWMLLARLLVETLERLGPEALHAAESVAYQEGLREGQEWRVRQLTSGQQARSVAAAAAHVAGEANGHSPAGEWLKGIPVESLAGKLEDAAGTSEVWRRQDGSLGLRFTTCPFRELACEHVDSVCSIHRALLRGILEGIVGPVVLQQQSNQLLDGQASCDYVIAPAPAVARTA